Genomic window (Neorickettsia findlayensis):
ATGGGCCTTACAGATTCTCTTCACACATTTAACACAAGTACAGAAAGTGGAATGTACTTACTAACAGTAACTAGTCTATTATCACTAATCTCAGCAATTATTTTCATTGTAAAATTCCGTACTCTTGGTAAAAGTGGCACAAGCAGCAACATCGATAGAGATTCAAGAGACTACCTAATGTCAGCACAGAGTATTCTGTGTCTTGGATTATTTATAGTGTTATTTTTGGCAACATTTGCACCAAAGTTCTCTAAGACATTTGGCTACGATTCCGTTTACATAATGCAATCTTTTTACAACACTGTTTCCGGAGAAGTTGCTGGAACCTTAGCGGTCTGCGTTTGCCTGTTTATTACATTGAAAAGTAAGGAAAGGTACACAAAATTCATCGTGTTAACCCTGGCTGCTATAACGCTTTCATTAGGAAATTTTGTAGACATTCTTACTGCTTCTCTCTCGGTTTCAGGAATGATGACAATGCTTAGCACCCTGAGCAAACATGTAAAAGACCTACAGCAAGAGCGTAGCATAAGAGAACTCTTCACAACAAAAAGGAATGCTTTTTTTCTGACACACTTTGGCTTTGGACTATTTCTTTACGCAGTAGCCGGATTTGGATCAAATTCACTGGAAAAAAAACAATACTTTCAGGTTGGAGAACATCTTACAGTAAAAAACCATGTTATAAAGCTCATAGATTACAGCAAAATCAACAACGATCTTTTTTCCGGTATAAGGGCTGCTTTTACCATTAACGGAAGAGCTAAATTGGAACCAGAATTGCGATTTTATAAGCATGAAAATGCCCTTAACGCGGAGTCAGACACTTTTCACCATCTGTTGAGCGATATACAAATCCTAATAACTGGCATAGACGAAACCCTAGGACTCGCAGTAGAAATTTATTATAGGGACAAAATACAGCTAATCTGGCTGGGACTAGTGCTCATTATATTGGGGACGACACACAAGTTACTAATTCACTGATCTGAAATCGATTGCACTCCAAGAGTTTCTGCACAATCACACTTCTCGATAGCACGTCTAACATCACCGTTTTCGATCTCAAACCGAGTTTCTACATTCACATATTCAATAACAGCGGAAACAGCTTTATGAACACCAAGACAAATCACAAGGGCAACACATACTGCTTTAATAGCAAACCCGAGGGGAAAAGTACCATGAGGATCTTTATCGATCTCGATTACGGCATTTCCTTCCATACCTTGAAGCACTTTAGCAACTGTAGAACAGATTCCTATAAAAAGTGAGAACAGAGGAAGAGAGATATATGAAAACACACCAGCAACTTTGTGTTGCGACTTTTTACTACTGGTAGTGAGATCTTTGCGGCGCCTCTCGTCGGCTACAATTACCCTCAAAACGGAGGCAGCAAGTAATATGGCCAGAGCTACAAGATCTATAAGACATTGGGCACTGAAAGGCATTCCCCAAGATTTATGGAGCGTTCTAAAACCGTAAGGATGAAATATCTCAACAATTATAAGAACCTGGCTAGCAAGGAAAATTGAAGTTGCAAGAATTTCCAATGCAAAGCTCCCATTAACAATTGAAGAAGTACCCTCAGCACAATGCCTTACTGCACGGGAAAGTTCTGTATCAGCGATCTTGTCATGGGAGTTTTCTAATAGCTCGCGTAACTTTGCCTTTTTACGACCGATATACGCAAAAGATACAGCACCAAGAACAAGTGATGTGCACACTAATATGAGTGCTGCGAACTCAACAAAGGTCCAGATTTTACCCTTCAGTTCACTTCTAAATAAACCCCGCTGATTCACTATCGATACAAACGAGACGAATATAAGAGAAGCTATACTCTGAACAACAGCGGAAACCGCAACAACCGCTTCAGCCTTTTTTATCTTTACGTACTGATAAAGTAATTCCGTAGACTGAGTACTCTGAAGACACTTATATTCACTCTTCTTTTTTCTACTATCACTAAACATCAAAACTCTCCAATGAAAGGAAGGTAAATTAACTAACCAGCAAACAGACAGTATGGGAAAGGGTGAAAATCCAAGCCGGATTACTACACAGCATAACAGACACAGATTACAGTCTAAAAGAAAGACCTCTTAGCTCTCCAGCGAAGAGACTTAAAATTTGGTTGTAGTGCCAACTGTAAAGAGTAAGCGAAAGGAAACCTGCAGCTCCTGAACACCCATTAGGTTAATTATAGCATATTTATAAGAAAATAACTCCATAGAGCCATCTTCTACCCCGTGCGGCAATTTTATAATGTGTATGTATAGCCACTAAAACACTAGGATAGGAGATAAATATCAAGATCTATTAATCCTCATTGTACACACGGAGATTAGGCTTGCTATAAATCTACAAGCGTTATCTATGTCCTCTATATCCTCAGCAAAGTTTCAATTTTACTCTCAAAATATAAATTTATCATTCAATTATCATATGTTTTATACTATTATTTTTCAGAACCAAGAGCTTTATAATAAGAAATCTGCTTTATCGCTTGTCTTTTATTGTTCAAACAAATAGAATCGACACATGTTAGAACGTGTGGGTACAGTCCCCATGTATCGTTATTGGCACTATGAGTACCTTTCAGGTTCAAGAAGTAGTGTAAGCGGCTTCTACACTTAATCTGATGGTAAAGTTTACTCTTTATAGGATCACGTCTCTCGTTTCGCTACTGAAATCTTTTCTTCTCATATGATAGGTAAACTCACAGGTATGGTAGTAGACCTATGCCAAGAATCTCTTATCTTAGAGGTAGGTGGAGTAGGATACAATGTTTTTACAACACGTAGACTCATTGACAGTCTTCAGACTGGACAAAACTTATCTCTATACATAGAGCATTATTTCTCGGAAAACGCAAACAAACTTTACGGGTTTGAGTGCAAAAAATCGCAAGAAGTAGCGAGAATGCTGAGTAAAGTAAAGGGAATAAACTATAAGATTGCTCTGAGTCTGCTAAATCATCTCGAACTAGGAGAACTGATCCTAGCAATTCAAAATAAAGATGAATCTCGGTTGAAAATTAAAGGTATAGGAGAAAAGCTAGTAAAACGCATAATCACGGAAACATATGAAGACTTTTCAAAGTTAGGCACATACATTCCTGGAACTGTTTCTTCCGCAAATATAAATAGAGCAAGCGAAGCCGTATCCGCACTAGTAAAGCTGGGTTTTCAACACAAACCCTCCCATAAGGTTGTCATGGAGATTATAATGAACCATCCTACAATTGAAATAGCTGAACTAATAACACTAGCGCTCAAAATGCTGTAGCCTTTGTACAACCAAGCCACCTGCAACTCTTATCGAACTGCACCGCCTTCAACAAAAGCAATGGATAAGATGCTTGGAGAGAAAATGTCTCTATGACTTTAATGATACAGCGAAAAATATAACTCCGCTCAGCAAATTAGTAACACAATTTCATTGCAAAAAAGAATGGTAGCCGCCGATGAAAACCCAATTCTGATTCAATTGGAGTTAGTTTAGCTCAGTATCATTGATATATTACACTAAGGTACCATAGTTATATCGAAAGATGCCTTAATACATCCTAATTCAGCCAAACGTATCAGAAATCCAAGCAAAATAAGACTACCATCACCACTATGTTGCTGATGGAAATTATAGTAAAGTTACGTTAGCTGCTGGGCCTAACGAAGAGAAAGTGCGTAATAGTACATTTGAGCAAGAGGAGACTTTACAGGACCTGTCCATCAGACCGAAGTCTATTAAAAATTTTGTTGGACAGAAGCGCGTCATAGAAAATCTACAAGTTTTTATAGACTCCGCGCACAAAAGAAATGACTCTCTCGACCATGTTCTTTTCTGCGGTCCACCGGGTCTCGGAAAAACAACATTAGCACACATTATAAGCAACGAACTGGAAAGTAGAATACATACAACCGCTGGACCACTTCTTTCAAAGGCAGGTGATATTGCGGCAATACTCACAAACTTGCATAAAAATGATATCCTCTTCATAGATGAAATACATAGATTACCTTCAGCTGTAGAAGAAGTTCTCTACCCTGCTATGGAGGACTATCATCTTGATGTCATTATCGGGGATGGAGCAGCAGCAAAGAGTATTAGAATAAATCTGGCTAAATTCACACTAATAGCGGCAACCACGCGCATAGGGATGCTCTCCAATCCGCTTAGGGATAGATTTGGTATTACCCTTAGGCTTGACTTTTATACTATAAGTGAACTGCTTCAACTTCTTCAACAAGCAGCAGAAAGGTTGTCCATTAATATAGAAAATGCTGCCATCATAGAGCTTGCAAAACGCTCTAGAGGAACACCCAGAATCGCTCTCAGATTGCTTAAAAGGATGCGCGACTTCCTTGAAGTCAGCGATTCTGACGTAATCACTCCCGAATTTGCAGACCTTGCACTGAATAAGATGGAGATAGACCACTTTGGTCTAGACAAGTTGGACTACACCTACATGAACTTCATAGCAAAAAATTATTCTGATAATCCAGTGGGTGTAAAGACTATTGCTGCGGCAATCTCAGAAAAAGAGGATTCAATAGAAGAGTTAATAGAACCATACTTGATAAAAATAGGCTTTCTCAATCGTACACAACGCGGTCGCCGTTTAACTAAAAAAGCATTAGACCACTTATTAAACAATTAACCCCCTAAGGTTACCCCGGCAAAAGGATCAGTATGAAGTACAAACAGATCCTCGGTCTTGTTCCGCGAGCATAAATAACGCATTCGGGGTTCTTCTTAGAAAAGGTCTATACAAGAGGCCCCTTTACAATAAAAGAGCTTGTGTATGAGTAAAACTATGTCTGTAAACTGCAGTTAGACCAACCCACCAAGCCATGAACACTCAACTCAAAAAAACTGTCTTTCCTTCTCCTAAAGGGTAATAGCTTCCCTCACTATAGCAGCTTGGTTAACTATATGATTGTCCATGAAACCTTCTGACGGAACCGGATAGTAATCCCGGCCAATATACCTTAATTTCTTTGAATAGCGCTCCTCAAATACCTGAAACATGAAAGACCAGCCACCCATATTTTTGGGCTCCTCTTGACACCATACGAACTCTGCATCCCTGTACGCATCTAAAATATTACGAATTTCCTGATCCGGAACTGGGTAAAGTTGCTCTACTCTCACGAGTAGTATGTCATGTGACTTGAGTTCTGCCCGAAGGTCATAATAAACCTTACCACTACAGAAAACTACCCTACGGATTATCTTAGCATCACCACAATCACTAATTACGGGCCTGAAGCTCCCTTCATAGAATTCTTCCAATTTTGAAACGGCCATTTTATGTCTAAGAAGTGACTTAGGGCTGAAGACTATCAAAGGCCTTACTATTTCACTAAGCACTTGTCTGCGCAGAACATGAAAAAAATTCGCTGGGGTTGTACAGTTAACTACACGCATATTATTGTCAGCAGCAAGTTGTAAGAACCTTTCAATTCTTGCGGATGAGTGCTCAGGCCCTTGACCTTCATACCCATGTGGAAGCAGCATAACTAAACCACTTCTACTGAGCCATTTTGACTCAGCAGAGGAAATAAATTGATCTATAATAATCTGCGCACCGTTTGCAAAATCACCAAATTGTGCTTCCCATAAAACGAGTGTCTTTGGATTAATGAGGCTATAGCCATACTCAAACCCCAATGCAGCATACTCAGATAATGGAGTAGCAACGACTTGCATTTTTGCTACATCGGAAATGTTATTTAGCAGGCACAGCTCTTCCCCTGTAGACTGAGATGTGAGAACAGCATGCCTATGCGAAAAAGTACCCCTTTTACAATCCTGTCCGGCAAGCCTTACTGACATCCCGTCATGCAGTATCGTGGCAAAAGCAAGATTCTCTCCATTTCCCCAATCTATATCACATTCAGCCATAATGGTTTCCTTCCTCCGTACGAGCAACCTCAGTACCTTGGAATTAACATCAAACCCTTCAGGAACACGGTTAAGTCTTTCAGAAAGAGAAAGAAGAACTTCCTTAGGCACTTTCGTTTCCACTCGAGGCTCATCACTACCTTCTTGCCCAACATATCGCTCCCAACCTTTCTGGATCAAACCCTCATAGCTAGGTTTATAAGTCTTAGCTTCCTTCAGCTCCCTATCAAGAAGACCTCTGAAATTTTGAGTAAGCTCTACAAATTTATCTCGTGAAATAATACCTTCCTTTATAAGCTGCTCAACGTATATATCAACCGACCGCTTATGCCTCTCAATCACGTCGTACATTTCTGGCTGAGTGAACTTTGGTTCGTCTATCTCATTATGTCCATAACGACGGTAAGAGACTATATCAATTATAGCGCTTTTATTGAATGCATTTCTAAACTCCGCAGCAAGCAAGGTGACATAGAATACTGCTTCTGGATCATCTCCATTGACATGAAAAATAGGAATATCAAACGCCTCTCCAATAAAGGAAGGGTAACACTGCTTTCTTGCATCCCGTGGTGGAGTAGTAAAGCCTATTTGATTATTAAGTATAATGTGGATCACACCTCCTGACTCATAATTAGGTAACTCCTCCAAGAGCATGGATTCATATACCACTCCCTGCCCAGAAAATGCAGCGTCACCATGTAAAAGCACAGGGAAGACTACCGCACCGAAATCCCTAGAACCACGCGCAGCACCAATAAGCACAGGGTCAACAGCATCTAGATGAGATGGATTATGCAATAACCTCACAAATATAGTCTTTTCGCTCAGGAAGGACTTCCGCTCACAAGAAAAACCATAATGATATTTCACATCACCGTGGATTTGACATTCTTCCGGGAATGGTGACTTACCCTCGAAACCACTAAATAGAGCCCGATACTTTTTCCCGAATGTATTAACCAAGGCATTCAGCCTCCCCCTGTGAGACATCCCGACTGTGACATCCGTACACCCAGCATCAGCTGCAGCTTCTATTATGGACTCTAGTGCAACTAGAGCAGTATCACATCCCTCAACAGAAAAGCGTTTAACACCTCTAAACTTGGTGTTAAGAAATTCCTCGAGCCCATTTACCTTTATCAGGACATTTAGAAGAGCAAGCTTATGTGATGTATCCAAAGCTATGCGGCAAAATGGTCTCCCTTCAAGCTTCTCTTTGAGCCAAGTAACCTCATTATTATCGCTTAGATGCATAAACTGCACCCCAATATGTCCACAATAAACAGCACGCATTTCACGTGTGACCTGTTCCACTGTAAGCCCACTTTGAAGAACACGCGATACATCACTCAATCCATGAAATTCGGGATGAAGTTCTGACCTCACTACCGGCTCAACCAGCCCAAGAAGATCCAAATCAGCGGCGAGATAGCCAAACCTTCGGTAAGCATCCTGTAATTCTCTGATTTTTACATCAAGTAGAAATTGCTTATTAACCGTAATTTCTCCAACAGCACCCTTATCTTTCGGGACAAATGGTACATTCGAGGACACATTTTGACTCTCAGAACGCTTTGTACGATCTACTGAGCTGAAGAAAGCTCTCCAACTTGGATCAACAGAATTCGGACTATCAAGATAGGCTTGGCGAACTTTTTTCAATAACTCATCATCTGCGACTTTCATGCACTTTCCCTTTATGCACCCTAGAGGTGCTACTCCAGTCTGATATTAGACTATAACTTTTAAAGGTGAGCAATATTTTAGTGAATGAATACACCAAATAGAATTTCATTCAGTGAAATCTTCTACATTCTTAAGATTCTCAATGAGCAAATGCCGAGTCTATATCATAAGAAAGGTCTGAGAAGTATAAAACACTCTATTCTATAAACTCAGACTTTCCAACAAACCGTATGTTAAAGGCGCCTTTTCGTACTAAAACTGGTCTTTCCCCAGAAATATCAACAATAGATGAAACGATACCTTTAACCCCGCGATTATCACATATAATGTGACTGACCCTTTTCTTTATGTAGTTCCCTATTTGAGTAAAATTGCTCACCGCTGGTCTACCTGAAAGATTTACACTAGTCGCAAAAACTGGCCGTTTGAATATTCTAAGGATTTTAAGCGCCACCTTCGAGTCCGGAATTCTCACTGCAACTTTCTCCGGAAACCGGAACCTGAAATGAACACTTTTCTTACGCCTAAATATGAATGTCACTGGACCGGGACAACATTCCTTTATCAGACTCGCCTGAGATTGATTGAATAACGTAAATTTTTCCAAATGCGTAATACCTGCCACCATAACAGGTAAATTCTTTTTGATATTTCTTTGCTTAATATCATATATCCGCAACATGGCACGATAATTTGATGCATCACAAGCGAGTGCGTACACGGTCTCAGTTGGAAAGATAACAATTCCACCAACGCGTAGAAAACTAACCGTCTCAAAGATCATATCTCCAAAGAGAGACCATCGTATGCTGGCATCACATGATTAACACCACTGACTTTTAGCTTGGTAACCAGATCGTCATACGCTAATTTATGTGTCATATGGGTGAAAAAGGCACTTTTTGGTCGTATGAGATTTATATATTCCAGAGCTTCGGCAAAATTAGAATGAGCATAGGAACTTTCATAATCAAAGCACTCAATAATAAAAACCTCTAGCTCGAGGGAGTGCAGAATATCAAGAGCACGAGTCGGTATTAAACGAACATCCGTACAATATGCAAACTTTCCATTTAGAATAATTCCACAGCTGTTTATGTTGCCATGTGTTTGAGGGAAGATCATGCAAAACATATCCCCAACAGCAAACTCTTTATAATATGGAACAACCCTTGCACTAAGGTAGCATCTTTTCCACATTGCATTACTTAAATGTTCTGACTTGAAAAGATATCCATAAAGAGTCTCTATATGAGAGATAGTAAATTCGTCACTGAACACGTGAATACAATTTCCCTCTGAGGTGGCAAAGGAAGAAAGCTCATGAGTTCCACCATGATGATCGAAGTGTATGTGTGTGTAAAAAACCTGATCTACACTCGAAAATCCTTCCCGCATTGCCTGGGCCCGCAAGTCCGGTGACGCGTCTATGAGTAAGCAGGTAGAAGAAGTCTCTACAAGAACAGAACACCTTGTTCTTCTATCAAGTGGATTACTTGACACACATACCGAACATGCACAACCTAATACCGGCACACCCGAAGAATTGCCACAACCCAAAACCGTAATCTTCATTCCTGATCTTCCCGCTCAGATATCCAAGCTGCTTGTATGGATTCTAGTATTCGCTCATTACAAGCATCGGGATGATCCTCAAAACCCTCTAGTGAGAGAATCCATTCGCGCAAATCAGTAAATCGAATATTAACATTATCTTTATCGGGATAACGCAACTCCAGTGCACTCGCTATATCCTCAAAATCGTTCCATTTCATTCAACACAACAAAAATAACAGAACCTGTATTAGACGCAGTACACTTAACTTAATCCCACAAGTTCCAGACACCGGCCTAGATTTTAGCGCGCGCAGGCTCGCCTTACAACAGGCTTAATGCAG
Coding sequences:
- the ccsA gene encoding cytochrome c biogenesis protein CcsA, whose protein sequence is MLTTIHYYLGTTLLFLGFLSSLMRKPGILFLLNSLTFITLFHAYLSDNFLLQSVYSSSHTNLPFSYKLVAGWATHEGSMILWIWALSLYLFVFSKKYRDSQIYQAVITIQSYIVSIFLLFTIYSSNPFALFILAPSEGGGLNPILQDTALMVHPPILYLGYVGTSICFSIAIAILLTGKSGKEEFQLLNFFLLLAFSFLTFGIALGGWWSYRELGWGGFWSWDPVENISLFPWLLILGAIHSSFLSIKKGKSQALSVGLSILGFVTATFGTFITRMGLTDSLHTFNTSTESGMYLLTVTSLLSLISAIIFIVKFRTLGKSGTSSNIDRDSRDYLMSAQSILCLGLFIVLFLATFAPKFSKTFGYDSVYIMQSFYNTVSGEVAGTLAVCVCLFITLKSKERYTKFIVLTLAAITLSLGNFVDILTASLSVSGMMTMLSTLSKHVKDLQQERSIRELFTTKRNAFFLTHFGFGLFLYAVAGFGSNSLEKKQYFQVGEHLTVKNHVIKLIDYSKINNDLFSGIRAAFTINGRAKLEPELRFYKHENALNAESDTFHHLLSDIQILITGIDETLGLAVEIYYRDKIQLIWLGLVLIILGTTHKLLIH
- the ruvA gene encoding Holliday junction branch migration protein RuvA translates to MIGKLTGMVVDLCQESLILEVGGVGYNVFTTRRLIDSLQTGQNLSLYIEHYFSENANKLYGFECKKSQEVARMLSKVKGINYKIALSLLNHLELGELILAIQNKDESRLKIKGIGEKLVKRIITETYEDFSKLGTYIPGTVSSANINRASEAVSALVKLGFQHKPSHKVVMEIIMNHPTIEIAELITLALKML
- the ruvB gene encoding Holliday junction branch migration DNA helicase RuvB; the encoded protein is MRNSTFEQEETLQDLSIRPKSIKNFVGQKRVIENLQVFIDSAHKRNDSLDHVLFCGPPGLGKTTLAHIISNELESRIHTTAGPLLSKAGDIAAILTNLHKNDILFIDEIHRLPSAVEEVLYPAMEDYHLDVIIGDGAAAKSIRINLAKFTLIAATTRIGMLSNPLRDRFGITLRLDFYTISELLQLLQQAAERLSINIENAAIIELAKRSRGTPRIALRLLKRMRDFLEVSDSDVITPEFADLALNKMEIDHFGLDKLDYTYMNFIAKNYSDNPVGVKTIAAAISEKEDSIEELIEPYLIKIGFLNRTQRGRRLTKKALDHLLNN
- a CDS encoding 2-oxoglutarate dehydrogenase E1 component → MKVADDELLKKVRQAYLDSPNSVDPSWRAFFSSVDRTKRSESQNVSSNVPFVPKDKGAVGEITVNKQFLLDVKIRELQDAYRRFGYLAADLDLLGLVEPVVRSELHPEFHGLSDVSRVLQSGLTVEQVTREMRAVYCGHIGVQFMHLSDNNEVTWLKEKLEGRPFCRIALDTSHKLALLNVLIKVNGLEEFLNTKFRGVKRFSVEGCDTALVALESIIEAAADAGCTDVTVGMSHRGRLNALVNTFGKKYRALFSGFEGKSPFPEECQIHGDVKYHYGFSCERKSFLSEKTIFVRLLHNPSHLDAVDPVLIGAARGSRDFGAVVFPVLLHGDAAFSGQGVVYESMLLEELPNYESGGVIHIILNNQIGFTTPPRDARKQCYPSFIGEAFDIPIFHVNGDDPEAVFYVTLLAAEFRNAFNKSAIIDIVSYRRYGHNEIDEPKFTQPEMYDVIERHKRSVDIYVEQLIKEGIISRDKFVELTQNFRGLLDRELKEAKTYKPSYEGLIQKGWERYVGQEGSDEPRVETKVPKEVLLSLSERLNRVPEGFDVNSKVLRLLVRRKETIMAECDIDWGNGENLAFATILHDGMSVRLAGQDCKRGTFSHRHAVLTSQSTGEELCLLNNISDVAKMQVVATPLSEYAALGFEYGYSLINPKTLVLWEAQFGDFANGAQIIIDQFISSAESKWLSRSGLVMLLPHGYEGQGPEHSSARIERFLQLAADNNMRVVNCTTPANFFHVLRRQVLSEIVRPLIVFSPKSLLRHKMAVSKLEEFYEGSFRPVISDCGDAKIIRRVVFCSGKVYYDLRAELKSHDILLVRVEQLYPVPDQEIRNILDAYRDAEFVWCQEEPKNMGGWSFMFQVFEERYSKKLRYIGRDYYPVPSEGFMDNHIVNQAAIVREAITL
- a CDS encoding L-threonylcarbamoyladenylate synthase, giving the protein MIFETVSFLRVGGIVIFPTETVYALACDASNYRAMLRIYDIKQRNIKKNLPVMVAGITHLEKFTLFNQSQASLIKECCPGPVTFIFRRKKSVHFRFRFPEKVAVRIPDSKVALKILRIFKRPVFATSVNLSGRPAVSNFTQIGNYIKKRVSHIICDNRGVKGIVSSIVDISGERPVLVRKGAFNIRFVGKSEFIE
- a CDS encoding MBL fold metallo-hydrolase, producing the protein MKITVLGCGNSSGVPVLGCACSVCVSSNPLDRRTRCSVLVETSSTCLLIDASPDLRAQAMREGFSSVDQVFYTHIHFDHHGGTHELSSFATSEGNCIHVFSDEFTISHIETLYGYLFKSEHLSNAMWKRCYLSARVVPYYKEFAVGDMFCMIFPQTHGNINSCGIILNGKFAYCTDVRLIPTRALDILHSLELEVFIIECFDYESSYAHSNFAEALEYINLIRPKSAFFTHMTHKLAYDDLVTKLKVSGVNHVMPAYDGLSLEI
- the iscX gene encoding Fe-S cluster assembly protein IscX, which encodes MKWNDFEDIASALELRYPDKDNVNIRFTDLREWILSLEGFEDHPDACNERILESIQAAWISEREDQE